From the genome of Deinococcus sp. AJ005, one region includes:
- a CDS encoding insulinase family protein — translation MTIAANPLPALPGVGERLGRYTVNRVEDLPEMQGHLILLSHENGARHAHVVRDDDNSAFGVTFPTVPRDSTGVAHILEHIVLMGSQKYPVPDPFFAMLPRSLNTFMNAMTSNDWTTYPFSTRNEKDYFNLLGVYLDATFFPLMRYESFRQDGHRFEFETPEDSSTELKLQGVVYNEMKGAMASAGAVMWRAFGKALFPDLTYANNSGGTPANIPELTYDNLRAFHAAHYHPSNAFFYTYGKLPLARILDEIESHVMSRFQAQTLDVSIPDQTPFTEPRQERVTYPGSDTERGTQVSVMWKLGLSNDADANLRWSVLSDVLLGNAGAPLTRPLIDSGLGSALADLTGYRDSFREGAFAVGLKGLGAGKVEEVQKLVLDTLQGIVQEGIDPELIESSLHQFEIGQKEVSNSGFPYALGVMFRLLGPWLYGGDPLTGLRLDTQLEKLRADLAAGQVFEPMLQRELLDNPHRVTLELAPDPELVTHMEKQERELVQTLSADFTDEDRARIVAESLKLKELQAQENDPGVLPTLALSDVPASIPPVPYETEETGRALIARVPQPTGGLTYLDVQVRLPELPQDLLDVLPLYASAVTKSGAAGQDYVALSRRMEAVTGGVGASASSGVRPDDLHMLRLAVSFSGKALARNGAALVEVMRDIISAPEFTRERLEQLLKQRLAGLKASVVNSGNAYAERLAAAQISPAASIGENWGGLTGLETLKGIVEGDKLDDLLERFGRIHMLLLSGQPVLCLTATEDDLGLDLKPLTDLFTGDAPVGHPQPRLRDGGPQARVTDSPVAFNAVAFETVPYTHPDSPALLVLARLLRSEYLLKELREKGGAYGGSASYDAREGVFAMSSYRDPNIARTYKVFRDARAFLEGDLGVREVTEAILSASKALDPLTSPDTVGRLRFFGDQAGFTPEVQEAYKTRLLNTGMADLKRVMDAYLTPERAAYALVAGRDPNEEMAELGLKFGVQSV, via the coding sequence CAGCGCATTTGGCGTCACCTTCCCCACCGTGCCGCGCGACAGCACCGGCGTGGCGCACATCCTGGAACACATCGTGCTGATGGGCAGCCAGAAATACCCGGTCCCGGACCCGTTTTTTGCCATGCTGCCGCGCAGCCTGAACACGTTCATGAACGCGATGACCAGCAACGACTGGACCACCTACCCGTTTTCCACCCGCAACGAGAAGGACTATTTCAACCTGCTGGGCGTGTATCTGGACGCCACCTTCTTTCCCCTCATGCGTTACGAGAGCTTCCGCCAAGACGGCCACCGCTTCGAGTTCGAGACCCCCGAGGATTCCAGCACCGAACTGAAATTGCAGGGCGTGGTCTACAACGAGATGAAGGGCGCGATGGCCTCGGCGGGCGCGGTGATGTGGCGGGCCTTCGGCAAGGCGCTGTTCCCGGACCTGACCTACGCCAATAACAGCGGCGGCACACCGGCCAACATTCCAGAGCTGACCTATGACAACCTGCGGGCCTTTCACGCGGCGCACTATCACCCCAGCAACGCCTTTTTCTACACCTACGGCAAGCTGCCGCTGGCGCGCATTCTGGACGAGATCGAGTCGCATGTGATGTCGCGCTTCCAGGCCCAGACGCTGGACGTGAGCATTCCCGATCAGACGCCCTTCACCGAACCCCGCCAGGAGCGCGTGACCTACCCCGGCAGCGATACCGAGCGCGGCACCCAGGTCAGCGTGATGTGGAAACTGGGCCTCAGCAACGACGCCGACGCCAACCTGCGCTGGAGCGTGCTGAGCGACGTGCTGCTGGGCAACGCGGGTGCGCCGCTGACCCGCCCGCTGATCGACTCTGGGCTGGGCAGCGCGCTGGCGGACCTGACCGGCTACCGCGACTCCTTCCGTGAGGGTGCGTTCGCCGTGGGCCTCAAGGGGCTGGGCGCAGGCAAGGTGGAGGAAGTGCAGAAACTGGTGCTGGACACCCTGCAAGGCATCGTTCAGGAAGGCATCGATCCCGAACTGATCGAGAGCAGCCTGCACCAGTTCGAGATTGGGCAAAAGGAGGTCAGCAACTCCGGCTTTCCCTACGCGCTGGGCGTGATGTTCCGGCTGCTTGGGCCGTGGCTGTACGGCGGCGATCCGCTGACTGGCCTGCGTCTGGACACCCAACTGGAAAAACTGCGCGCCGATCTGGCGGCTGGCCAGGTCTTCGAGCCGATGTTGCAGCGCGAGCTGCTGGATAATCCCCACCGCGTCACGCTGGAGCTGGCCCCCGATCCCGAGCTGGTCACCCACATGGAGAAGCAGGAGCGCGAGCTGGTGCAGACCCTCAGCGCCGACTTCACCGATGAAGACCGCGCCCGCATCGTGGCCGAGAGCCTGAAACTCAAGGAACTCCAGGCACAGGAGAATGATCCAGGGGTGCTGCCCACCCTGGCCCTCTCCGACGTTCCGGCCAGCATTCCCCCCGTGCCGTATGAGACGGAGGAAACGGGCCGCGCCCTGATCGCCCGCGTGCCCCAGCCCACCGGCGGCCTGACCTATCTGGATGTGCAGGTGCGTTTGCCCGAGCTGCCACAAGACCTGCTGGACGTGCTGCCCCTCTACGCCTCCGCCGTGACCAAGAGTGGGGCGGCGGGGCAGGATTACGTGGCCCTCAGCCGCCGCATGGAAGCTGTGACCGGCGGTGTGGGGGCCAGCGCTAGCAGCGGCGTGCGCCCGGACGACCTGCACATGCTGCGACTGGCCGTGTCCTTCAGCGGCAAGGCGCTGGCCCGCAACGGCGCGGCGCTGGTGGAAGTCATGCGCGACATCATCTCTGCCCCTGAATTTACCCGCGAACGGCTGGAGCAACTGCTCAAGCAGCGTCTGGCGGGCCTCAAGGCCAGCGTGGTCAACTCCGGCAACGCCTACGCCGAACGGCTGGCCGCCGCGCAGATCAGCCCCGCCGCCAGCATCGGCGAGAACTGGGGCGGCCTGACCGGGCTGGAAACCCTCAAGGGGATCGTGGAGGGCGACAAGCTTGACGACTTGCTCGAACGCTTCGGGCGCATCCACATGCTGCTGCTCTCGGGTCAGCCAGTGCTGTGCCTGACGGCCACTGAGGACGATCTGGGGCTGGACCTGAAGCCACTGACGGACCTGTTCACCGGAGACGCTCCAGTGGGCCACCCGCAGCCCCGCCTCCGTGACGGCGGCCCGCAGGCGCGCGTGACCGACTCACCCGTGGCCTTCAACGCGGTGGCCTTCGAGACCGTGCCATACACCCACCCCGACAGCCCGGCGCTGCTGGTGCTGGCGCGGCTGCTACGAAGTGAATACCTGCTCAAGGAGCTGCGCGAGAAAGGCGGCGCATACGGCGGCAGCGCCTCCTACGACGCGCGCGAGGGCGTGTTCGCCATGTCCAGCTACCGCGATCCGAACATCGCCCGCACCTACAAGGTCTTCCGTGACGCCCGCGCCTTCCTGGAGGGCGATCTGGGCGTGCGCGAGGTGACCGAGGCGATCCTGTCGGCCAGCAAGGCGCTGGACCCGCTGACCAGCCCCGACACCGTGGGCCGCCTGCGCTTCTTCGGTGATCAGGCTGGATTCACGCCAGAGGTTCAGGAGGCTTACAAGACGCGGCTGCTGAACACCGGAATGGCTGATCTGAAACGTGTGATGGACGCCTACCTGACCCCAGAGCGCGCCGCCTACGCGTTGGTGGCCGGACGCGATCCCAATGAGGAAATGGCCGAGTTGGGCCTGAAGTTCGGCGTTCAGTCTGTTTGA
- a CDS encoding ABC transporter ATP-binding protein codes for MTGVCTGPQRCRIPTPPPSRSTIRRLYALLWPYRATIGLGMVLLVGSVAAELYPPLVWGRVVDVGLARRDWNFVAWQLALLVGVYGLQQVLSAFQGLLLERTGQQLTLDLRLLLYQKLAGQSAAYFEGQRTGDLLARVTADVEGIQDVLLRGINTVLGNSLRLIGVIGIFIALQPLLGAVVVLPMIAVALLLTRYNQTVRPAYRAARNRLGDLSATVADRLSGIRVVQGFAREEAEARKVAAIGQALYDEGMKAVVIRNRAFPLVRFIANFGNILMLGGGVVLIARGQFTLGGLLAYRGYGRYFYGPIDDLVGLNDLLQRAEASGRRIFEVLDAPVTVLEHADAVALPQPVLGEIVFEDVTFGYDPAQPVLRGLNLRVAAGERVALLGESGAGKSTLIGLLTRVYDPQSGRVTLDGHDVRDLTLPSLRRAAAVMPQDTFLFYDTVLENVRYARPDATSQEVDLALERAGAAFVATLPQGLDTIVGERGVKLSGGQRQRLAIARVLLADPAVLLLDEPTSAVDAESEALIVRALEEAMEGRSALIVTHRLSLARSADRVVVLEGGVIVEDGPPAVLRSRGGRYAALERAQTPGLAEQV; via the coding sequence GTGACCGGCGTCTGCACGGGTCCGCAGAGGTGCCGTATTCCTACCCCCCCGCCGTCCCGGTCCACGATCCGCCGCCTCTATGCCCTGCTGTGGCCGTACCGTGCCACCATCGGTCTGGGCATGGTGCTGCTGGTGGGCAGTGTTGCAGCCGAGCTGTACCCACCGCTGGTGTGGGGCCGGGTGGTGGACGTGGGTCTAGCGCGGCGCGACTGGAATTTCGTGGCGTGGCAGTTGGCCCTGCTGGTGGGGGTGTACGGCCTGCAACAGGTGCTTTCCGCCTTTCAGGGCCTACTGCTGGAGCGCACCGGGCAGCAGCTCACGCTGGACCTGCGCCTGCTGCTGTACCAGAAGCTCGCCGGGCAGTCAGCGGCGTACTTCGAAGGCCAGCGCACCGGGGACCTGCTGGCCCGCGTCACAGCGGACGTGGAGGGCATCCAAGACGTGCTGCTGCGCGGCATCAACACCGTGCTGGGCAACTCGCTGCGCTTGATTGGCGTGATCGGTATCTTCATCGCGCTTCAGCCGTTGCTGGGCGCGGTGGTGGTCCTACCGATGATCGCCGTGGCCCTGCTGCTGACCCGCTACAACCAGACCGTGCGCCCAGCGTACCGCGCGGCCCGCAACCGTCTGGGAGACCTTTCGGCCACCGTGGCGGACCGCCTCTCGGGCATCCGGGTGGTACAGGGCTTCGCGCGGGAGGAGGCCGAGGCCCGGAAGGTGGCCGCCATCGGCCAGGCCCTGTACGACGAGGGCATGAAGGCGGTGGTGATCCGCAACCGGGCCTTTCCGCTGGTGCGGTTCATCGCCAATTTCGGCAACATCCTGATGCTGGGCGGCGGGGTGGTGCTGATCGCGCGCGGCCAATTCACGCTGGGCGGACTCTTGGCGTACCGGGGGTACGGACGCTACTTCTATGGTCCCATCGACGATCTGGTGGGCCTCAACGATCTGCTTCAGCGCGCCGAGGCCAGCGGACGGCGCATCTTCGAGGTGCTGGACGCCCCGGTTACGGTCCTGGAGCACGCGGACGCCGTTGCGCTGCCGCAGCCGGTGCTGGGCGAGATCGTCTTTGAGGACGTTACCTTCGGCTACGATCCGGCCCAGCCGGTGCTGCGCGGGTTGAACTTGCGGGTGGCCGCCGGTGAGCGGGTGGCGCTGCTGGGCGAGTCGGGGGCGGGCAAGAGCACCCTGATCGGCCTGCTGACGCGTGTGTACGATCCCCAGTCAGGCCGCGTCACCCTGGACGGCCACGACGTGCGGGACCTGACGCTGCCCTCGCTGCGCCGCGCCGCCGCCGTGATGCCGCAGGACACCTTCCTGTTCTACGACACCGTGCTGGAGAACGTGCGCTACGCCCGTCCCGACGCCACCTCCCAGGAGGTGGATCTGGCGCTGGAGCGCGCTGGGGCCGCCTTTGTCGCTACCCTGCCGCAGGGGCTGGACACCATCGTGGGCGAGCGCGGCGTCAAACTCTCGGGCGGTCAGCGCCAGCGTTTGGCCATCGCCCGCGTGCTGCTGGCCGATCCTGCCGTGCTGCTGCTGGACGAACCCACCAGCGCGGTGGACGCCGAGTCCGAGGCACTGATCGTGCGGGCGCTGGAGGAAGCGATGGAGGGGCGCAGCGCGCTGATCGTGACCCACCGCCTGTCGCTGGCCCGCAGCGCGGACCGGGTGGTGGTGCTGGAAGGCGGCGTGATCGTCGAGGACGGACCGCCCGCCGTGCTGCGTTCAAGGGGCGGTAGATACGCGGCGCTGGAGCGTGCCCAGACCCCTGGCCTGGCCGAGCAGGTGTAA
- a CDS encoding ATP-binding protein, with translation MPKPTGLVAGSPSLHGELAQDAEQVSSQNIPDLKAGYYERQGEHWVALVTTDGVPPDLLNLIQGGLPLDTPCFAQTVAARTPQFFDHWDAAEQGIPFTETFHAAGLAPFFRRGQPVAMLAVGLESTEVWTTQQQHLFKAVYHALDSAQKRSDLAQIHNRQLALEAFVQLTEAIGTETDPLRLAERARDLLWVAMPEWSVGYYEWHAGLWCALLADVPDPELRASLFAGLPDTTPGYRAAVKAQGPVFFSRWNAQEQAFPLTESYGAAAFAPYFRDGLPAAMFVIGSQVVQDWLPADQAVFEAVERSLGLALERSWQTQALESRTQELQASAALLLRSNQGLKAVNGELEAFVYSASHDLRTPVRHVMGFVEMTRRALASGHPEKAERSLVVVEQAAGQMNRMIDAMLALSRSTQEPHAHTEVNLSVLVERARRNVDDEGRQIEWRVEPLPQVMGDPVTLQQVMINLLSNAVKFTRPREQAIIEIGTRAGPTAWTVWVRDNGVGFDPAYAGKLFTPFQRLHAHSEFEGTGIGLATVRRIILRHGGRVWAESVLDEGTTVSFTLPHLRPLELGDGEPG, from the coding sequence ATGCCCAAACCCACTGGCCTGGTTGCAGGTTCGCCGTCACTGCACGGTGAGCTGGCCCAGGACGCTGAACAGGTGTCGAGTCAGAACATCCCGGACCTGAAGGCGGGCTACTACGAACGCCAGGGCGAGCACTGGGTGGCGCTTGTGACCACCGACGGCGTGCCGCCGGATCTGCTGAACCTGATCCAGGGCGGGCTGCCGCTGGACACGCCCTGCTTCGCCCAGACGGTGGCCGCCCGCACGCCGCAGTTCTTTGACCACTGGGACGCCGCCGAGCAGGGCATCCCATTCACGGAGACATTCCATGCTGCGGGCCTGGCCCCCTTCTTCCGGAGGGGTCAGCCTGTGGCCATGCTGGCCGTGGGCCTGGAAAGCACCGAGGTCTGGACCACGCAGCAGCAGCACCTGTTTAAGGCGGTGTACCACGCCCTAGACAGCGCCCAGAAGCGCAGTGACCTGGCCCAGATCCACAACCGTCAACTCGCCCTGGAAGCGTTCGTGCAACTGACCGAGGCCATCGGGACGGAAACCGACCCGCTGCGGCTGGCCGAGCGGGCCAGGGACCTGCTGTGGGTGGCCATGCCCGAGTGGTCCGTGGGCTACTACGAGTGGCACGCTGGCCTGTGGTGTGCGCTGCTCGCGGATGTGCCTGACCCCGAACTGCGCGCCTCGTTGTTCGCAGGACTGCCGGACACCACCCCTGGCTACCGCGCGGCGGTGAAGGCACAGGGGCCGGTGTTCTTCAGCCGCTGGAACGCCCAGGAACAGGCGTTCCCCCTCACGGAGTCGTACGGCGCGGCGGCCTTCGCCCCGTACTTCCGGGACGGTCTGCCGGCGGCCATGTTCGTGATCGGCAGTCAGGTTGTTCAGGACTGGTTGCCGGCAGACCAGGCGGTGTTTGAGGCCGTGGAACGTAGCCTGGGTCTGGCGCTGGAGCGGTCCTGGCAGACCCAGGCCCTGGAAAGCCGCACCCAGGAGTTGCAGGCCAGCGCCGCGCTACTGCTGCGCAGCAACCAGGGACTGAAAGCAGTCAACGGGGAACTCGAAGCCTTCGTGTACAGCGCCTCGCATGACCTGCGGACGCCGGTGCGGCACGTCATGGGCTTCGTGGAGATGACCCGCCGCGCCCTGGCCAGTGGGCACCCGGAGAAGGCCGAGCGCTCGCTGGTGGTGGTGGAGCAGGCGGCTGGGCAGATGAACCGCATGATCGACGCCATGCTGGCCCTGTCGCGCAGCACCCAGGAGCCGCACGCGCACACCGAGGTCAACCTGAGCGTGCTGGTGGAGCGGGCCAGACGCAACGTCGATGACGAGGGCCGCCAGATCGAGTGGCGGGTAGAGCCGCTGCCACAGGTGATGGGAGACCCGGTCACCTTGCAGCAGGTGATGATCAACCTGCTGAGCAACGCTGTGAAGTTCACGCGGCCCCGGGAGCAGGCGATCATCGAGATCGGGACGCGGGCGGGACCTACCGCGTGGACCGTGTGGGTGCGGGACAACGGCGTGGGCTTTGATCCGGCGTACGCGGGCAAGCTGTTCACCCCCTTCCAGCGGCTGCACGCGCACAGTGAGTTCGAGGGCACGGGCATAGGACTGGCGACGGTGCGGCGCATCATCTTGCGGCACGGTGGACGGGTGTGGGCCGAGAGCGTGCTGGATGAGGGCACGACGGTGTCGTTCACGCTGCCGCACCTGCGGCCCCTGGAACTGGGAGACGGCGAACCAGGCTAA
- a CDS encoding GAF domain-containing protein, translating to MPAPHASSADLQLLSQALATSVHSVVIADARQPDQPIIYVNPAFERMSGYPASQILGRNCRFLQGQDWDQGARHELRQAIQEGRSTTVLLRNYRLDGTLFFNELTISPLHDLAGNVTHFLGFQTDVTAREAAAVLMAALQNLTENLAAVRTQQEVTGLVLRDALSALRAISGVVLLVQDGQLHVVARNGYDDASIWQDGDLEGHRPSPDALRRDTPLFFQESGELAAAYPELEARTGGMAPVASAVLPMVQDGQPLGVIILNFREPHRFTLDEEHFLRTLAGQCALALDRARLSGDLERQVRDRTAELEAFVNFTEVVDSETNVLALAGRAVDVLSVLFPDCTNGYYALENGLWKLKVHTSDLEDDPSLLGALRAGMPLDTPAFAQPMQTGQPIFVDGWDPQKERFAGTEIYQSVAFYPLSIGGRPQAMFALGFKDTMSWSEHYKAVFRAVGRSLGLALERTETARQLMVQRDQLQATNEELEAFTYSVSHDLRTPVRHIISFGDLLRRELPEPLNAKAERYFGIVSSAAITLSGLIDGMLDVSRTSRQPLRREGVNLERLFTAVRHEMGVAQPQRQIEWRISDLPTVMGDADLLRQVITALMNNAVKYTRTREQALIEIWAEDQGPSWVVRVRDNGVGFNPQYSDKLFTMFQRLHRQEDFEGAAVSLANARRIMTRHGGTMMAEGQPGVGSTFGFILPKVPD from the coding sequence ATGCCAGCCCCGCACGCTTCCTCCGCTGACCTCCAGCTCCTGAGTCAGGCCCTCGCTACGAGTGTCCACAGCGTTGTGATCGCCGACGCCCGGCAGCCAGACCAGCCCATCATCTATGTCAATCCGGCTTTTGAACGCATGAGTGGCTACCCCGCCTCCCAGATCCTTGGGCGCAACTGCCGTTTCTTGCAGGGCCAGGACTGGGACCAGGGTGCCAGGCATGAACTTCGGCAGGCCATCCAGGAGGGCCGCAGTACCACTGTCCTCCTGCGCAACTACCGTCTGGACGGCACCTTGTTCTTCAACGAACTCACCATCAGTCCTCTGCATGACCTGGCAGGAAACGTCACGCACTTCCTGGGCTTCCAGACCGATGTGACTGCGCGGGAAGCGGCAGCCGTCCTGATGGCTGCTCTTCAAAACCTGACAGAGAACCTGGCTGCCGTCCGCACTCAGCAGGAGGTCACGGGCCTTGTTCTGCGCGACGCTCTGAGCGCCCTGAGGGCCATCTCCGGAGTGGTGCTTCTGGTGCAGGATGGGCAGCTTCATGTCGTCGCCCGTAATGGTTATGACGACGCCAGTATCTGGCAGGACGGGGACCTGGAGGGCCACAGGCCCAGCCCGGACGCACTGCGCAGGGACACCCCGCTGTTCTTCCAGGAGAGCGGCGAGCTGGCGGCCGCTTACCCGGAACTCGAAGCCCGCACGGGCGGTATGGCTCCCGTCGCCAGCGCAGTGCTGCCCATGGTTCAGGACGGTCAGCCGCTGGGCGTGATCATTCTGAACTTCCGCGAGCCGCACCGCTTCACTCTGGACGAGGAACACTTCCTGAGAACGCTCGCCGGACAGTGCGCCCTGGCCCTGGACCGCGCCCGGCTCTCCGGTGATCTGGAGCGGCAGGTGAGAGACCGCACTGCCGAACTTGAAGCTTTTGTCAACTTCACCGAGGTGGTGGACAGCGAGACCAATGTGCTGGCACTCGCCGGGCGGGCTGTGGATGTGCTGAGCGTGCTGTTTCCTGACTGCACCAACGGCTACTACGCGTTGGAAAACGGCCTGTGGAAGCTCAAAGTACACACCAGCGATCTGGAAGATGATCCCAGCCTTCTGGGCGCGCTCAGGGCCGGGATGCCATTGGACACACCGGCCTTCGCCCAGCCCATGCAGACGGGCCAGCCCATTTTCGTCGATGGCTGGGACCCCCAGAAGGAGCGTTTCGCTGGGACTGAGATCTACCAGAGCGTCGCCTTCTACCCGCTGTCCATCGGGGGGCGTCCCCAGGCGATGTTCGCGCTGGGGTTCAAGGACACCATGTCTTGGTCTGAGCATTACAAGGCTGTGTTCCGGGCCGTGGGCCGCAGCCTGGGTCTGGCCCTCGAACGCACCGAGACCGCCCGGCAGCTCATGGTCCAGCGTGACCAGTTGCAGGCAACCAACGAGGAACTCGAAGCGTTCACATACAGCGTCTCGCATGATCTGCGGACCCCCGTGCGCCACATCATCAGCTTTGGTGATCTGCTGCGCCGCGAACTGCCGGAGCCGTTGAACGCGAAGGCAGAGCGCTACTTCGGGATCGTCTCCAGCGCCGCTATCACGCTGAGCGGGCTGATCGACGGCATGCTGGACGTCTCGCGCACCTCGCGCCAGCCACTCAGAAGGGAGGGGGTCAATCTCGAGCGACTGTTCACGGCAGTCCGTCACGAGATGGGCGTGGCCCAGCCGCAGCGCCAGATCGAGTGGCGGATTAGCGATCTGCCCACTGTCATGGGGGATGCGGACCTGTTGCGCCAGGTGATCACGGCGCTGATGAACAATGCGGTGAAGTACACCCGCACCCGCGAGCAGGCACTGATCGAGATCTGGGCAGAAGACCAGGGGCCGAGTTGGGTGGTGCGGGTGCGCGACAACGGGGTGGGCTTTAACCCGCAGTACAGTGACAAGTTGTTCACCATGTTCCAGCGCTTGCACCGTCAGGAGGATTTCGAGGGAGCGGCGGTCAGTTTGGCGAACGCGCGCCGCATCATGACCCGGCATGGCGGGACGATGATGGCGGAGGGTCAGCCTGGCGTGGGGTCCACCTTCGGCTTCATCCTGCCCAAAGTCCCTGACTGA
- a CDS encoding recombinase family protein — MGLRTEAQALRLAGAERTYEERASGDHWDRPELHHLLDTLRPGDVLVVWKLDRLSRSLKDLLMLLERLDGLDVGFRSLTGHIDTTTPAGHMLLQMLGAFAEFEREMVREGLAAARTGGRVGGRKPKLSQTQRDELVRGVQEERYSMAQAARLFGVHPATVSRLMAQVHAAETAHLMR; from the coding sequence ATGGGGTTGCGCACGGAGGCCCAAGCGCTCAGGTTGGCGGGGGCCGAGCGCACCTACGAGGAGCGTGCCTCCGGTGACCACTGGGACCGGCCCGAGCTGCACCACCTGCTCGACACCCTGCGGCCCGGCGACGTGCTGGTGGTCTGGAAGCTGGATCGCCTGAGCCGCAGCTTGAAAGATCTGCTGATGCTGCTCGAACGGCTCGACGGCCTGGACGTGGGCTTCCGCTCGCTGACCGGGCACATCGACACCACCACGCCCGCCGGGCACATGCTGCTCCAGATGCTCGGGGCCTTCGCCGAGTTCGAGCGGGAGATGGTCCGCGAGGGTCTGGCGGCGGCGCGTACCGGCGGACGGGTTGGAGGACGCAAGCCCAAGCTCTCGCAGACCCAGCGCGACGAGCTGGTGCGCGGCGTACAAGAGGAACGCTACTCAATGGCGCAGGCCGCCCGGCTCTTCGGCGTCCACCCGGCCACCGTAAGCCGACTGATGGCGCAGGTGCACGCCGCCGAGACTGCGCACCTTATGCGCTGA